The Impatiens glandulifera chromosome 8, dImpGla2.1, whole genome shotgun sequence genome includes a window with the following:
- the LOC124911500 gene encoding uncharacterized protein LOC124911500: MSTVMFQLEYRQSAPHRMDERRVFNTIYRRERKSEKSRIRERMESKNSKNKERWGMEFLLVFFPDYDEQQQPISMNPKTQTSNLSSSPATSPAPPRLRRPNSSNLLNKAQSTIYICALLVFLSLLLFTLSTFDPPSHTSSGAAGAGSSRRRLYSSNLQIPSKSTSFRVFPFSLWKPNPKLNTKSNNSLHALQGMGKLYRRGTRAMTDLLVAHITESVTLQDLRLFLRTLHRSGLTSKADIVLLFPSSISSLERVVMEENESFSKLVTRPKSNSSSGLDRTQFMKSVKKGKEWGETIWGKRRIRSNYSGEGENESTRLSYGSVVSFTADELDPENSLAGFLDHVPMNLRRWATYPMLLGRLRRKFKHTALIDVMEILSIGDSINRVRTQSPESVIIFTESETTSSNKHGRKNSAKTQPKFIPGLIVGGERGVRRLSAAMLTEIVRVTGGSRKKKNSVTETGVFDQFVRNEHLMKSTDVVSQTESIAAASSLGSNSALPLIRGNKNSEMTSALLKQICEQESDPTVYSEC; this comes from the coding sequence atgtccACAGTCATGTTCCAACTAGAATACAGACAGTCCGCCCCACACAGAATGGACGAGAGAAGAGTCTTTAACACCATTtacagaagagagagaaagagtgaGAAATCAAGAATTAGAGAGAGAATGGAATCAAAGAACAGCAAAAACAAAGAGAGATGGGGAATGGAATTCCTTCTTGTTTTCTTCCCAGATTACGACGAACAACAACAACCCATTTCCATGAATCCAAAAACACAAACTTCAAACTTATCATCTTCGCCGGCGACGTCGCCGGCGCCGCCTCGTCTCCGGCGACCCAATTCGAGTAATCTTCTGAACAAAGCTCAATCAACCATCTACATATGTGCCCTTTTAGTCTTCCTATCTCTCCTCCTCTTCACTCTCTCCACATTCGACCCTCCTTCTCACACTTCTTCCGGCGCCGCCGGCGCCGGTTCATCCCGCCGCCGTCTATACTCATCAAATCTTCAAATTCCGAGTAAATCGACTTCATTTCGTGTTTTTCCTTTCAGTTTATGGAAACCCAATCCGAAATTGAACACCAAATCCAACAATTCACTCCATGCCCTACAAGGAATGGGTAAATTGTATCGAAGAGGTACCAGGGCCATGACTGATTTACTCGTGGCTCATATAACCGAGTCGGTTACACTTCAAGACCTTCGATTGTTCTTGAGAACTTTACATAGGTCTGGTTTAACTTCGAAGGCCGACATTGTTCTCTTATTtccttcttcaatttcttcacTCGAGAGAGTAGTCATGGAAGAGAATGAATCGTTTTCTAAACTCGTAACTCGACCCAAATCGAACTCATCTTCTGGTCTTGATCGAACCCAGTTCATGAAATCGGTTAAGAAAGGGAAGGAATGGGGAGAGACAATCTGGGGTAAAAGAAGAATTCGAAGCAATTACAGTGGGGAAGGTGAAAACGAGTCAACTCGTTTGAGTTACGGCTCTGTAGTGAGTTTCACCGCCGACGAACTCGACCCGGAAAATTCCCTCGCTGGCTTTCTCGATCATGTTCCAATGAATCTTAGAAGATGGGCAACTTATCCAATGCTTCTTGGCAGATTAAGAAGGAAATTCAAACACACGGCATTAATCGATGTAATGGAAATTTTATCAATCGGCGATTCAATAAACCGAGTCAGAACTCAGTCCCCTGAATCAGTCATAATATTCACCGAATCAGAAACAACAAGCAGCAATAAGCATGGTAGAAAAAACTCGGCCAAAACTCAACCAAAATTCATCCCGGGGTTGATTGTCGGTGGTGAACGCGGCGTCCGGCGATTGTCGGCGGCGATGTTGACGGAAATCGTTCGAGTTACAGGCGGgtcaaggaagaagaagaactcgGTGACGGAAACGGGTGTGTTTGATCAATTTGTCCGTAACGAACATCTAATGAAGAGTACGGACGTGGTGAGCCAGACTGAGTCGATTGCGGCTGCGAGTTCACTCGGCTCGAACTCGGCTTTGCCATTGATACGTGGAAATAAGAACAGTGAGATGACGTCAGCCCTTTTGAAGCAAATCTGTGAACAAGAATCGGATCCTACCGTTTATAGTGAGTGTTAG
- the LOC124912064 gene encoding U3 small nucleolar ribonucleoprotein protein IMP3, whose product MRKLKFHEKKLLKKVNFLEWKREGGHREANVMQRYHVVGRDDYKKYSSLCRNVQKMVNMLKQVDPKDPFRIEMTDSLLEKLYGMGVIPSRKSLALCERLSVSSFCRRRLSTAMVRLKFAEHLKEAVTYIEQGHVRVGPDTITDPAFLVTRNMEDFITWVDSSKIKRKVLAYNDKLDDYDAMN is encoded by the exons ATGAGGAAGCTAAAGTTTCATGAGAAGAAACTGTTGAAAAAGGTGAACTTTTTGGAATGGAAAAGAGAAGGTGGGCATAGAGAAGCTAATGTGATGCAGCGATACCATGTTGTTGGTCGAGATGATTATAAGAA GTATTCAAGTTTGTGTAGAAACGTGCAGAAGATGGTCAATATGTTGAAGCAGGTTGATCCAAAAGACCCTTTCAGAATTGAGATGACAGATTCTCTCTTAGAAAAGCT GTATGGTATGGGTGTTATCCCATCGAGAAAGAGCTTGGCTTTATGCGAACGTTTATCAGTGTCTTCATTCTGTCG GCGAAGACTCTCGACTGCTATGGTGAGGCTGAAATTTGCGGAACATCTAAAAGAAGCGGTTACCTATATCGAGCAGGGACACGTCAGAGTGGGGCCCGACACTATTACTGATCCAGCGTTTTTAGTGACAAGAAACATGGAAGATTTCATAACCTGGGTGGATTCGTCGAAGATCAAGAGGAAGGTTCTCGCTTACAACGACAAGCTAGATGACTACGATGCAATGAATTGA
- the LOC124911591 gene encoding magnesium-chelatase subunit ChlH, chloroplastic-like: protein MASLVSSPSTIPITKPDQISSISQKHNFLNSFLPKKPNQSNNFKVNCAVVGNGLFTQTTQEVRRIVPQKIQGIPTVKIVYVVLEAQYQSSLTAAVQTLNKDETFAQFEVVGYLVEELRDENTYKTFCQDLEDANVFIGSLIFVEELAVKIKTAVEKERDRLDAVLVFPSMPEVMRLNKLGSFSMSQLGQSKSPFFQLFKKKKQSAAFADSMLKLVRTLPKVLKYLPSDKAQDARLYILSLQFWLGGSPDNLINFLKMISGSYVPALKSTKIDYSDPVLYLDTGIWHPLAPTMYDDVKEYLNWYGTRRDASEKLKRRDAPIIGLVLQRSHIVTGDEGHYVAVIMELEARGAKVIPIFAGGLDFSGPVDRYFVDPITKKPFVNSVVSLTGFALVGGPARQDHPKAIEALMKLDVPYIVALPLVFQTTEEWLNSTLGLHPIQVALQVALPELDGGMEPIVFAGRDPRTGKSHALHKRVEQLCTRAIKWAELKRKSKTGKRLAITVFSFPPDKGNVGTAAYLNVFSSIYSVLKELKRDGYNVDGLPDSSEALIEEIIHDKEAQFSSPNLNVAYKMGVREYQTLTTYSNLLEENWGKPPGNLNSDGENLLVYGKQYGNIFIGVQPTFGYEGDPMRLLFSKSASPHHGFAAYYSFVEKIFKADAVLHFGTHGSLEFMPGKQVGMSDVCYPDSLIGNIPNIYYYAANNPSEATVAKRRSYANTISYLTPPAENAGLYKGLKQLGELISSYQSLKDTGRGQQIVSSIISTAKQCNLDKDVDLPEEGDEISAKERDLVVGKVYSKIMEIESRLLPCGLHIIGEPPTALEAIATLVNIAALDRPEEGISSLPSILADTVGRDIEDVYRGSNNGVLKDVELLRQITETSRGAISAFVKKSTNKNGQVVDVSDKLSSVFGFSISEPWVEYLSDTKFSRADREKLRVIFAFLSDCLKLVVADNELGSLKQALEGKYVEPGPGGDPIRNPKVLPTGKNIHALDPQSIPTTAAMQSAKVVVDRLIERQKVDNGGNYPETVALVLWGTDNIKTYGESLAQVLWMIGVMPVSDAFGRVNRVEPVSLEELGRPRIDVVVNCSGVFRDLFINQMNLLDRAIKMVAELDEPVEQNYVRKHALEQAQTLGVGVREAATRVFSNASGSYSSNVNLAVENSTWNDEKQLQDMYLSRKSFAFDSDAPGAGMMEKRQVFEMALSTADATFQNLDSSEISLTDVSHYFDSDPTNLVQNLRKDGKKPSAYIADTTTANAQVRTLSETMRLDARTKLLNPKWYEGMLSSGYEGVREIEKRLTNTVGWSATSGQVDNWVYEEANTTFIKDEEMLKRLMNSNPNSFRKLLQTFLEANGRGYWDTSEENVDKLRQLYSEVEDKIEGIDR, encoded by the exons atggcttCTTTAGTTTCATCGCCATCCACAATACCCATAACCAAACCAGACCAAATTTCATCAATTTCCcaaaaacacaactttcttAACTCATTCCTACCCAAGAAACCCAACCAATCCAACAACTTCAAAGTAAACTGCGCCGTCGTCGGCAACGGTCTCTTCACTCAAACAACTCAAGAAGTAAGGCGAATAGTCCCCCAAAAAATCCAAGGTATCCCAACTGTTAAAATCGTCTACGTCGTTCTAGAAGCTCAATACCAATCTTCACTAACAGCCGCCGTCCAAACACTCAACAAAGACGAAACCTTTGCTCAATTCGAAGTCGTGGGTTACCTTGTTGAAGAACTTAGAGACGAAAACACTTACAAAACCTTCTGTCAAGACCTAGAAGATGCAAATGTATTCATTGGGTCTTTGATTTTCGTTGAAGAGTTAGCTGTCAAGATCAAAACCGCTGTAGAGAAAGAAAGGGATAGGCTTGATGCAGTTCTTGTTTTCCCTTCAATGCCTGAGGTAATGAGACTTAATAAATTAGGATCTTTTAGTATGTCTCAATTGGGACAATCAAAAAGTCCTTTTTTTCAACTtttcaagaagaagaaacaatcAGCTGCTTTTGCTGATAGTATGCTTAAACTTGTTAGAACATTGcctaaggttttaaaatacttaCCAAGTGATAAAGCTCAAGACGCAAGGCTTTACATCCTCAGTTTACAGTTCTGGCTTGGTGGGTCGCCGGATAATCTAATCAATTTCTTGAAAATGATTTCTGGGTCTTACGTACCTGCACTGAAATCAACGAAAATCGATTATTCCGATCCGGTTTTGTACTTAGACACTGGAATTTGGCATCCATTGGCTCCAACCATGTATGATGATGTGAAAGAGTATTTGAATTGGTACGGGACTAGAAGAGACGCCAGTGAGAAACTAAAACGTCGTGATGCTCCGATCATCGGTCTTGTTCTTCAGAGGAGTCATATTGTTACTGGCGACGAGGGTCATTATGTGGCTGTGATTATGGAATTGGAAGCTAGAGGTGCGAAGGTGATTCCTATTTTTGCTGGTGGTCTTGATTTTTCGGGTCCTGTTGACCGTTATTTTGTTGATCCTATCACGAAGAAACCGTTTGTGAATTCGGTTGTTTCGTTGACGGGTTTTGCTCTGGTGGGTGGTCCGGCGAGGCAGGATCATCCTAAGGCGATTGAAGCTTTGATGAAACTTGATGTTCCTTATATTGTTGCTTTACCTTTGGTGTTTCAAACAACAGAAGAGTGGTTGAATAGTACTTTGGGTCTTCACCCAATTCAAGTCGCTTTACAAGTTGCTCTTCCTGAATTGGATGGTGGAATGGAACCTATTGTTTTCGCCGGTCGTGATCCTAGAACAG GGAAATCACATGCACTTCACAAAAGAGTGGAACAGCTTTGTACAAGGGCAATCAAATGGGCTGAATTGAAGAGGAAATCTAAG ACAGGTAAAAGGCTAGCTATAACTGTATTCAGCTTTCCACCCGACAAAGGAAATGTAGGCACAGCAGCATACCTGAATGTGTTCTCCTCGATTTACTCTGTTCTTAAAGAACTCAAAAGAGACGGTTACAATGTAGACGGTCTCCCTGATTCATCTGAAGCATTGATCGAAGAAATCATCCACGACAAGGAAGCGCAATTCAGCAGCCCCAATCTAAACGTTGCATACAAAATGGGAGTTCGAGAATACCAAACCTTAACAACTTATTCAAATCTCCTCGAGGAAAACTGGGGGAAACCACCTGGAAACTTAAACTCAGATGGAGAAAACTTATTGGTTTACGGCAAACAATATGGAAACATATTCATTGGTGTTCAACCTACATTCGGTTACGAAGGCGATCCAATGAGGCTTCTGTTTTCGAAATCAGCTAGCCCACATCACGGTTTTGCTGCGTATTACTCTTTTGTGGAGAAGATTTTCAAAGCCGACGCTGTTCTTCATTTCGGTACACACGGTTCATTGGAATTCATGCCGGGAAAGCAAGTCGGTATGAGCGATGTGTGTTATCCAGATAGTTTAATCGGTAACATACCGAATATTTACTATTACGCGGCGAATAATCCGTCGGAAGCCACCGTAGCGAAACGTCGGAGCTATGCTAATACGATTAGTTACTTAACTCCACCGGCTGAAAATGCAGGTTTATACAAAGGACTTAAGCAATTAGGCGAATTGATTTCGTCTTACCAATCGTTGAAAGACACTGGCCGAGGACAGCAGATCGTGAGTTCGATTATAAGCACGGCGAAACAATGTAATCTCGATAAGGATGTGGATTTACCTGAAGAAGGCGATGAAATTTCTGCTAAAGAACGAGATCTCGTGGTTGGTAAGGTTTATTCAAAGATAATGGAAATCGAATCTAGGTTATTACCTTGCGGACTTCATATCATCGGAGAACCTCCAACCGCTTTGGAAGCGATCGCGACTCTTGTGAACATCGCCGCTCTGGATCGTCCGGAGGAAGGGATTTCGTCATTACCGTCGATATTAGCGGATACGGTTGGGAGAGATATTGAAGATGTTTACCGAGGGAGTAACAATGGCGTTTTGAAAGACGTTGAGCTTCTCCGGCAGATTACAGAGACTTCCAGAGGTGCGATTTCCGCGTTCGTGAAGAAATCGACGAACAAAAACGGTCAAGTCGTTGATGTTTCCGATAAACTCTCATCGGTTTTCGGATTCAGCATCAGCGAGCCATGGGTGGAGTATTTATCAGATACGAAATTTTCCAGAGCCGATCGTGAGAAACTTAGGGTTATATTCGCGTTTTTGAGCGATTGTTTGAAGTTAGTTGTGGCTGATAATGAATTGGGGAGTTTGAAACAAGCGTTGGAAGGGAAATATGTTGAGCCTGGTCCTGGTGGAGATCCGATTAGAAACCCTAAGGTTTTACCGACGGGGAAGAACATTCATGCGCTCGACCCTCAATCAATTCCCACGACTGCGGCGATGCAGAGTGCTAAGGTTGTCGTCGATAGGTTGATAGAGAGGCAGAAGGTCGATAATGGCGGCAATTATCCTGAAACCGTCGCGCTTGTTTTGTGGGGAACTGATAATATCAAGACTTATGGCGAGTCTTTGGCTCAGGTTCTATGGATGATTGGTGTAATGCCAGTTTCTGATGCGTTTGGACGTGTTAACCGTGTCGAGCCGGTTAGCCTCGAGGAACTCGGAAGACCTAGAATTGACGTTGTCGTTAATTGTTCTGGTGTCTTCCGAGACCTCTTCATCAACCAg ATGAACCTACTTGATCGAGCGATCAAGATGGTAGCGGAACTAGACGAGCCGGTAGAGCAAAACTACGTGAGGAAACATGCGTTGGAACAGGCGCAAACGCTAGGCGTCGGCGTTAGAGAGGCGGCGACGAGAGTATTTTCAAACGCGTCGGGATCGTACTCTTCCAACGTTAATCTTGCTGTCGAGAACTCGACGTGGAACGACGAGAAGCAGTTGCAGGACATGTACTTGAGCCGAAAGTCGTTTGCGTTCGACAGCGACGCTCCCGGGGCGGGCATGATGGAGAAACGACAGGTCTTCGAAATGGCTCTTAGCACGGCGGATGCAACTTTCCAAAATCTTGACTCTTCGGAAATCTCGCTCACTGATGTTAGTCATTACTTCGACTCCGACCCGACTAACCTCGTCCAGAACTTGAGAAAGGACGGGAAGAAACCGAGCGCATACATTGCCGACACAACCACAGCCAATGCACAA GTTCGGACACTTTCAGAGACAATGCGATTAGATGCGAGGACTAAACTGTTGAATCCAAAGTGGTACGAAGGGATGTTGTCTTCGGGGTATGAAGGCGTTCGTGAAATCGAGAAGAGGCTAACGAACACGGTTGGGTGGAGTGCGACTTCAGGACAAGTCGACAATTGGGTGTATGAAGAGGCCAACACGACTTTCATTAAAGACGAGGAAATGCTTAAGAGACTCATGAACTCGAATCCTAATTCGTTTAGGAAATTGCTTCAGACTTTTTTGGAGGCCAATGGGCGCGGATACTGGGATACGTCGGAAGAGAATGTGGATAAGTTAAGGCAGCTATATTCCGAGGTCGAGGACAAAATTGAAGGCATCGAtcgttaa
- the LOC124911592 gene encoding probable glycosyltransferase STELLO1: MLVQDSVVVPKSSSKEDKRILPTLALRHNRFSESKSLDFSTWISDNLYKVVAIGLLIVTVAAVFFLRNVGDTAALLCFQSQSQQLEKIESPRINWNSITPILDKSSPYANFRSEKWIVVSVSNYPTDSLRNLAKIKGWQVLAIGNSNTPPDWNLKGTIYLSLEQQANLGFRVIDYLPYDSHVRKTIGYLFAIQHGATKIFDADDRGNVIDNDIGKHFDVELTGESARQEVILQYSHENENRTVVNPYIHFGQRSVWPRGLPLENVGEIGHEEYYTEVFGGRQYIQQGISNGLPDVDSVFYFTRKSGLEPFDIRFDDRAPKLALPQGIMVPVNSFNTLYQSSAFFALMLPVSVSSMASDILRGYFAQRLLWEIGGFVVVYPPTVHRPDRVESYPFSEEKDLHVNVGRLIKFLIEWRSRKHGLLEKVLELSYAMAEEGFWGEKDVKFTAAWIQDLLAVNYQQPRLMALELDRPRAQIGHGDRKKDFVPQKLPSVHLGVEETGTVNYEIGNLIHWRKYFGNVVIVMFCNGPVERTALEWRLLYGRIFKTVVILSEMENVDLAVEQGHLDYLYKKIPSLFGRFTSAEGFLFIQDDTVLNYWNLMQADKSKLWITDKVYKSWTRVKTNGNSDWFGKQAEMVKKVVDMMPAHLQVNYKDAMSSEESLEICSSEVFYIPRHLVSDFNDLVDLVGDLDIHQKVAIPLFFMAMDSPQNFDPIFNRMIYKKKAPSNSTNFYSATVPAVHPLKVSSEQEFIKLIRIMAAGDPLLMELI; this comes from the exons ATGTTGGTCCAAGATAGTGTCGTCGTCCCTAAATCATCGTCCAAAGAAGACAAAAGAATTCTTCCAACCCTAGCTCTTCGTCACAATAGATTCTCCGAATCGAAAAGCCTAGATTTCTCCACATGGATATCAGACAATCTCTACAAAGTTGTAGCAATTGGACTCCTAATTGTCACCGTAGCCGCCGTTTTCTTCCTCCGAAACGTAGGCGATACAGCCGCCCTACTTTGTTTCCAGTCTCAATCTCAACAGCTAGAAAAGATTGAGTCTCCTCGAATCAATTGGAACTCAATCACTCCAATTCTCGATAAATCAAGCCCCTACGCAAACTTCCGATCTGAAAAGTGGATCGTCGTGTCAGTTTCAAATTACCCAACTGATTCGCTTCGGAATCTCGCCAAGATTAAAGGATGGCAGGTGTTAGCTATCGGAAACTCAAACACTCCTCCAGATTGGAATCTTAAAGGTACTATATATCTTTCACTAGAACAACAAGCTAATCTAGGGTTTAGAGTCATTGATTACTTGCCATACGATTCACATGTTAGAAAAACTATTGGATACTTGTTTGCGATCCAACATGGCGCTACTAAGATCTTTGATGCTGATGATCGTGGGAATGTAATTGATAATGATATTGGTAAACACTTTGATGTTGAATTAACTGGTGAAAGTGCTAGACAAGAGGTTATACTTCAATACAGTCATGAAAATGAAAACCGAACTGTTGTGAATCCGTATATTCATTTTGGCCAAAGATCTGTTTGGCCAAGAGGATTGCCATTAGAAAACGTAGGTGAAATTGGTCATGAGGAATACTATACTGAAGTCTTTGGTGGTAGACAATACATTCAACAGGGAATATCAAATGGTCTTCCTGATGTCGATTCTGTATTCTATTTCACTAGGAAATCTGGTCTGGAACCGTTTGATATTCGCTTTGACGATCGTGCCCCGAAATTGGCTTTGCCTCAAGGCATAATGGTACCCGTTAATTCCTTTAATACCCTTTATCAATCGTCTGCTTTCTTTGCATTGATGCTTCCTGTATCCGTTAGTAGCATGGCTTCGGATATTTTAAGGGGTTATTTTGCTCAAAGATTATTATGGGAAATTGGCGGTTTTGTTGTGGTTTATCCTCCGACAGTTCATAGACCGGATCGAGTCGAATCGTACCCATTTTCGGAAGAGAAAGATCTCCATGTGAATGTAGGTCGTCTGATTAAGTTTCTGATCGAATGGAGATCTAGGAAACATGGGTTACTTGAAAAAGTTCTTGAACTTAGTTATGCAATGGCGGAAGAAGGGTTTTGGGGAGAGAAAGATGTGAAATTTACGGCTGCTTGGATTCAGGATCTGTTGGCGGTTAATTATCAGCAGCCTAGGTTAATGGCGCTTGAGCTTGATAGGCCACGGGCTCAAATTGGTCATGGTGATAGGAAGAAGGATTTTGTTCCTCAGAAATTACCGTCTGTTCATTTGGGAGTTGAAGAGACGGGTACTGTGAATTATGAGATTGGGAATTTGATTCATTGGAGGAAGTATTTTGGGAATGTTGTAATTGTAATGTTTTGTAATGGGCCTGTGGAACGTACTGCTTTAGAGTGGAGATTGCTTTATGGTAGAATATTCAAGACTGTTGTCATCTTATCAGAGATGGAGAATGTCGATCTTGCTGTTGAACAAGGTCATTTGGATTATCTATACAA GAAAATTCCATCATTGTTTGGCAGGTTTACAAGTGCAGAAGGATTTCTATTCATACAAGATGATACAGTCCTTAATTACTGGAACTTAATGCAGGCAGACAAATCAAAACTTTGGATAACTGACAAG GTATACAAGTCATGGACACGTGTGAAAACCAATGGCAACTCTGATTGGTTTGGGAAGCAAgcagaaatggtgaagaaagtCGTCGATATGATGCCAGCTCACTTGCAAGTTAATTACAAAGATGCCATGTCAAGCGAAGAAAGCCTCGAAATCTGCAGTTCAGAGGTTTTCTACATCCCCAGACATTTGGTATCAGATTTCAACGATCTGGTAGATCTTGTGGGTGATCTAGATATTCATCAGAAAGTGGCTATACCTCTTTTTTTCATGGCAATGGATTCGCCTCAAAATTTCGATCCCATTTTTAACCGTATGATATATAAGAAGAAAGCACCGAGCAACTCGACGAATTTTTACTCGGCTACTGTCCCTGCGGTTCACCCGTTAAAGGTATCGAGTGAGCAGGAATTTATCAAGCTGATTAGAATCATGGCTGCTGGTGATCCCCTACTTATGGAATTGATTTAG
- the LOC124912815 gene encoding uncharacterized protein LOC124912815 → MKMEEAFPCPLERTVAASLLLLSTTSSASSPITPTTSKTKTVDMSCLQSNQCNSTRSCSSSVISTDDDDDSSSVEIWKHHLGLVVDSPDRTRGANFKVIFLSSRCSILIAFQVVQRSRSKTQSIISSFSGVGSDSAISSSNSSSSRLSSSSIGGVSKSDEQEFDRASKRKTMKQLVSSSRMRVRSESILVILSITATSEVRIRQLLGDSPDTSKALRMLLKLEKIRRSGAGGRVDPYIYTIA, encoded by the exons atgaaaatggaggaAGCATTTCCATGTCCTCTCGAACGAACTGTTGCAGCTTCTCTCCTACTTCTCTCCACCACATCCtctgcttcttctccgatcacTCCGACGAC ATCTAAGACTAAGACGGTGGATATGAGCTGCTTGCAGTCGAATCAATGCAATTCGACGAGATCATGTTCTTCATCAGTAATCAGTACTGACGACGACGATGACTCATCCTCTGTGGAGATTTGGAAGCATCATCTCGGACTTGTTGTTGATTCTCCTGATCGTACTCGTGGAGCCAACTTTAAGGTGATATTCCTCTCGTCTCGTTGTTCTATTCTGATTGCATTTcag GTAGTGCAAAGATCTAGATCTAAGACACAGAGCATTATAAGTTCATTCTCCGGTGTTGGATCGGATTCCGctatttcatcatcaaattcatcatcatcacGTCTGTCTAGCAGTTCGATCGGTGGAGTTTCCAAGAGTGATGAACAGGAGTTTGATCGAGCTTCGAAGAGGAAGACGATGAAACAACTGGTCAGTTCGTCTCGCATGCGTGTGAGGAGCGAATCAATCTTGGTTATACTGAGTATCACTGCTACTTCTGAAGTAAGGATTCGCCAACTTCTCGGTGATAGTCCTGACACCAGCAAAGCCTTGAGAAT GTTATTAAAGCTTGAGAAGATTAGACGATCAGGAGCAGGAGGTCGTGTTGATCCATATATCTATACG ATAGCATGA